In Halococcus agarilyticus, a single window of DNA contains:
- a CDS encoding carbohydrate ABC transporter permease has translation MSTVSRVARRIETIPFLEKRDVSLLFVLPGLFVFAAFMLFPVVYLVGISLTNAEPATLFAGEGAASVLTFGEATFVGLENYVSVLTDPQFWNSFGITWLFVATSVALKIGLSLGIALVVTSDRVRGKRLMRSFIILPMGLPAIFTVTVWRGIFSSAEFGLANQLLSALDLGTISWLSGRWSAFFAYNITEAWLAYPFMVIITVSALQDVPGELHEAAKVDGAGYVSRFVHVTLPSIKRPVLFASILTAAASFQQFLIPFVFNQGGPARANELIVVYGYREALSFAEYGRGAAISLVAVAFIGAFMWLNVKRGRLADGVAEQ, from the coding sequence GTGAGCACGGTTTCGCGTGTCGCGCGCCGCATCGAGACGATCCCGTTCCTCGAGAAGCGCGACGTCTCCCTGCTGTTCGTCCTCCCTGGACTGTTCGTCTTCGCGGCGTTCATGCTGTTCCCGGTGGTGTATCTCGTGGGGATCTCGCTGACGAACGCCGAGCCCGCGACGCTGTTCGCCGGCGAGGGGGCCGCCTCGGTCCTCACCTTCGGGGAGGCGACGTTCGTGGGGCTCGAAAACTACGTCAGCGTCCTCACCGACCCCCAGTTCTGGAACTCCTTCGGGATCACGTGGCTGTTCGTCGCGACCAGCGTCGCGCTGAAGATCGGACTCAGCCTCGGGATCGCTCTGGTGGTGACCAGCGACCGCGTGCGCGGCAAGCGACTCATGCGGTCGTTCATCATCCTGCCGATGGGGCTGCCCGCCATCTTCACCGTCACGGTGTGGCGCGGCATCTTCAGCTCCGCCGAGTTCGGGCTCGCGAACCAGTTACTCTCCGCACTCGATCTCGGGACGATCTCGTGGCTCTCCGGTCGCTGGTCGGCCTTCTTCGCGTACAACATCACGGAGGCGTGGCTCGCGTACCCGTTCATGGTCATCATCACGGTGAGCGCGCTCCAAGACGTGCCCGGCGAGCTCCACGAGGCGGCGAAAGTCGACGGTGCGGGGTACGTTTCGCGGTTCGTCCACGTGACGCTGCCGTCGATCAAACGCCCCGTGCTGTTCGCGTCGATCCTCACCGCCGCGGCGTCGTTCCAGCAGTTCCTCATTCCGTTCGTGTTCAACCAGGGCGGCCCCGCCCGCGCGAACGAGCTGATCGTGGTGTACGGCTACCGCGAGGCGCTCTCGTTCGCCGAGTACGGTCGTGGCGCGGCGATCAGCCTCGTCGCCGTGGCGTTCATCGGCGCGTTCATGTGGCTCAACGTCAAGCGTGGGCGACTCGCCGACGGGGTGGCCGAACAGTGA
- a CDS encoding extracellular solute-binding protein produces MTTDRRTLLKRIGGTSALVAVAGCISAQQQGSGDGTQNGGGGSGGGNGSSAGGNASSGDATNDSAGGTGGSDTQSSGPAGTAKAWYSLPKPEIPARKSAMQAFNEQSEHTIEGADISDLEKKTTSAVPAGQGPQTFEWAHDWVGDYFQRGFVVDGSDALDVNLDTFTSAAAGAVQFEDNVVGLPHSAETVTLIYNTDMVDEAPTSVSEMVSVMEEHHDPDNSTYGLSYPFDPYFTSAWLQSFGGYYFDPDKDPMLGVDSEETVRGLEFALENLKPYMPNDPKYEPQAAAFAAGNAAFAINGPWYLATLNEKGVNYEVTTLPTPDGGEPNPYTGITMWYFSKGMEQDDAATNAARSFVEWYVTNEDHLLKLAKDQGSIPVLSSLVGSDELPSEVQAFSKTVEGGTPMPTHPKMNKVWPAMETALIKAFNGDAAPEAALSQAATTIENNWE; encoded by the coding sequence ATGACAACGGATCGCAGAACGCTGCTGAAGCGGATCGGTGGGACGAGCGCCCTGGTGGCCGTCGCGGGCTGCATCAGTGCCCAGCAACAGGGATCCGGGGACGGGACACAGAACGGCGGTGGGGGGTCCGGCGGCGGCAATGGCTCGTCCGCCGGCGGCAACGCCTCGTCCGGTGACGCAACCAACGACTCCGCCGGTGGGACCGGGGGCAGCGACACCCAGTCGTCGGGCCCGGCCGGCACCGCGAAGGCGTGGTACTCGCTCCCGAAACCCGAGATCCCCGCCCGGAAGAGCGCGATGCAGGCGTTCAACGAACAGTCCGAACACACGATCGAAGGTGCGGACATCTCGGATCTGGAGAAGAAGACCACGAGCGCGGTCCCCGCCGGCCAGGGGCCACAGACCTTCGAGTGGGCGCACGACTGGGTCGGCGATTACTTCCAGCGCGGGTTCGTCGTGGATGGGAGCGACGCACTCGACGTGAATCTCGATACGTTCACGAGCGCGGCCGCGGGGGCCGTCCAGTTCGAGGACAACGTCGTCGGTCTCCCCCACTCGGCGGAGACGGTGACGCTGATCTACAACACCGACATGGTCGACGAGGCCCCGACGTCGGTGTCGGAGATGGTCTCGGTGATGGAGGAACACCACGACCCGGACAACAGCACGTACGGGTTGAGCTACCCGTTCGACCCGTACTTCACCAGCGCGTGGCTCCAGTCGTTCGGCGGGTACTACTTCGACCCCGACAAGGATCCGATGCTCGGGGTCGACAGCGAAGAGACCGTCCGTGGGCTCGAGTTCGCGCTCGAAAACCTCAAGCCGTACATGCCGAACGACCCGAAGTACGAGCCGCAGGCGGCCGCCTTCGCCGCGGGCAACGCGGCCTTTGCCATCAACGGCCCGTGGTATCTCGCCACACTCAACGAGAAAGGGGTGAACTACGAGGTCACGACGCTCCCGACGCCCGACGGCGGCGAGCCGAACCCCTACACCGGGATCACGATGTGGTATTTCTCGAAGGGGATGGAGCAAGACGACGCCGCGACGAACGCCGCGCGGAGCTTCGTGGAGTGGTACGTCACCAACGAGGACCACCTGCTGAAACTCGCGAAGGACCAGGGATCCATCCCGGTCCTGTCGAGCCTCGTCGGCAGCGACGAGCTGCCGAGCGAGGTCCAGGCGTTCTCCAAGACCGTCGAAGGGGGGACGCCGATGCCGACCCACCCGAAGATGAACAAGGTCTGGCCGGCGATGGAGACCGCGCTCATCAAGGCGTTCAACGGGGATGCCGCCCCGGAGGCCGCCCTCAGTCAGGCCGCAACGACCATCGAGAACAACTGGGAGTGA
- a CDS encoding DUF7525 family protein → MATETVGTDRGVGFAVLFGLLGLAGALVAFAAALAHSQVVAAWGFAAAVLAGAILVVGIHLSG, encoded by the coding sequence ATGGCCACCGAAACCGTCGGGACCGATCGCGGCGTGGGATTCGCGGTGCTGTTCGGACTGCTCGGCCTCGCTGGCGCGCTCGTGGCGTTCGCCGCGGCGCTCGCACACAGTCAGGTCGTCGCGGCGTGGGGCTTTGCGGCCGCGGTGCTCGCCGGGGCGATCCTCGTCGTGGGGATCCACCTCTCCGGGTGA
- a CDS encoding DUF7123 family protein, with protein sequence MTDFTEEDRRILAYLHDSVARGERYFRSKNIADQLGLSSKQVGVRLPRLAERTEDIEIEKWGRAKSTTWRVSPG encoded by the coding sequence ATGACCGACTTCACCGAGGAGGACCGCCGGATCCTCGCGTACCTCCACGACAGCGTCGCCCGTGGGGAGCGGTACTTCCGGTCGAAGAACATCGCCGACCAGCTCGGCCTGAGCTCGAAACAGGTCGGCGTTCGCCTCCCGCGGCTGGCCGAGCGCACCGAGGACATCGAGATCGAGAAGTGGGGCCGCGCCAAGTCGACGACGTGGCGCGTCTCGCCGGGCTGA
- a CDS encoding lamin tail domain-containing protein produces MQRRLAIVVVLVCGVLAGCSQLASPVGEATPPTTDSQDRATVSLVETSQPTEPTPTATATEAPTPTATSTTTATATPTPTATATPTPTATATPLPTPTPTPEPATLTIVRLDAEREIVVLRNVGGRPLDLDGYAVDFDDGQRYTFSRYVLEPGDTLTLHTGRGDDAGTERYAGFFSPVIDSSGDTVLVEDPNGRIVAARQASAGTTTAGG; encoded by the coding sequence ATGCAACGGCGGCTCGCGATCGTCGTGGTCCTCGTGTGTGGCGTGCTCGCGGGCTGTTCGCAGCTGGCGTCGCCGGTCGGCGAGGCGACACCGCCGACGACGGACTCGCAGGATCGCGCCACCGTCTCACTCGTCGAGACGTCACAGCCGACTGAGCCGACGCCGACGGCGACCGCGACCGAAGCCCCGACCCCAACTGCAACATCGACCACCACGGCGACAGCGACACCGACGCCCACAGCGACCGCAACGCCCACTCCGACGGCAACCGCGACGCCGCTTCCCACACCGACGCCGACGCCCGAACCGGCGACGCTGACGATCGTCCGCCTTGACGCCGAGCGCGAGATCGTCGTCCTCCGCAACGTGGGCGGTCGCCCGCTCGATCTCGACGGGTACGCCGTGGACTTCGACGACGGCCAGCGCTACACGTTCTCCCGGTACGTGCTCGAACCGGGCGACACGCTCACGCTCCACACCGGCCGGGGTGACGACGCCGGAACGGAGCGCTACGCCGGCTTCTTCTCGCCGGTGATCGACAGCAGCGGCGACACGGTGCTCGTCGAGGACCCGAACGGGCGGATCGTCGCCGCTCGTCAGGCGTCGGCGGGGACGACGACAGCGGGCGGCTGA
- a CDS encoding LEA type 2 family protein produces the protein MSLRSVLRTLVLAVVVLCVIVAGAVAFGVVDRPSVAATESRFASVNASTTVAETDVIVANPNPVGVRLSNATVGHTIAMNGIEMGAATTEGFRLTTGNTTIGLTTPIDNRRIPAWWASHVRNGERTRLVATARVRSSLLGRTATVRETEVVETGITDAFNSTEPRPVNASLPLIDDPVLVVDRTSATWGDVTEGTTTLSSDIVVSNPKSIPYPISRIEYEIAMNDVTVGNGTTARGYTIPAEGRETIRADVTIDNGELDEWWVSHLERGQRTDLRVDLTAVVELPDGETARLPLDGLGYDTTIETDVLDDG, from the coding sequence ATGAGCCTCCGCAGCGTGCTCCGGACGCTCGTGCTCGCCGTCGTCGTTCTCTGCGTGATCGTCGCGGGCGCGGTGGCGTTCGGGGTGGTCGATCGACCGTCGGTCGCCGCCACCGAGAGCCGGTTCGCGAGCGTGAACGCGAGCACGACCGTCGCCGAGACCGACGTGATCGTCGCCAACCCGAACCCGGTCGGCGTCCGCCTCAGCAACGCCACGGTCGGCCACACCATCGCGATGAACGGGATCGAGATGGGGGCCGCCACCACGGAGGGGTTCCGGCTCACCACGGGGAACACGACGATCGGGCTCACGACCCCCATCGACAATCGACGGATTCCAGCGTGGTGGGCGAGTCACGTCCGGAACGGCGAGCGGACGCGTCTCGTCGCGACCGCACGCGTGCGCTCGTCGCTGCTCGGCCGCACCGCCACCGTCAGGGAGACCGAAGTCGTCGAGACCGGAATCACCGACGCGTTCAACTCGACGGAGCCGCGCCCGGTGAACGCGAGCCTCCCGCTGATCGACGATCCCGTCCTCGTCGTCGATCGGACGAGCGCGACGTGGGGCGACGTGACCGAGGGGACGACGACGCTATCGAGCGATATCGTCGTCTCGAACCCGAAATCCATCCCGTATCCGATCTCCCGGATCGAGTACGAGATCGCCATGAACGACGTGACCGTCGGCAACGGCACCACCGCTCGCGGGTACACCATCCCCGCGGAGGGCCGGGAGACGATACGCGCGGACGTGACCATCGACAACGGCGAACTCGACGAGTGGTGGGTCTCACACCTCGAACGGGGACAGCGCACCGATCTCCGGGTCGACCTCACCGCCGTGGTCGAACTCCCCGACGGCGAGACCGCGAGGCTCCCGCTCGACGGGCTCGGATACGACACCACGATCGAGACCGACGTGCTCGACGACGGCTGA
- a CDS encoding sugar ABC transporter permease, protein MSLVTRIGRRLKGDARSLALRPLAAARDAAYTVQGVRRGKISPLEPLKTVGATLGALLVVLLLLFPIYWILTAALSGSGGSIYSSGGLALLPKNPSLQPFLWVVGDLVVPAYTVSLNVPVSDLAIVVDTPELVVLDVSQYGVENPSGFKGFLWNSLTVAIPTVVIAMTLVVPAAYALSRREFILRRKVLFVYVLMTQVGGGLGVALLIGLYTVYVQFGINDSKLALAVYYAATAVPFNTWLLKTYMDGIPVSYEEAAVVDGAPPWRVLTEVILPLSAAGLATVFVFTFLTGWTEFVVAQTLLGTENYTLPVGLYSLISEYSIPWARFSAFALTFATPIMLVYLFAQRYIEGGLSFSGMEG, encoded by the coding sequence GTGAGTCTCGTCACCAGAATCGGTCGCCGGCTGAAAGGGGACGCCCGGAGCCTCGCGCTCCGACCGCTGGCGGCCGCCCGGGATGCGGCCTACACGGTACAGGGGGTCAGACGCGGCAAAATATCACCCCTCGAACCGCTGAAGACGGTCGGGGCGACCCTCGGTGCCCTGCTCGTCGTTCTCCTCCTGCTGTTCCCGATCTACTGGATCCTCACGGCCGCGCTCTCCGGCTCAGGAGGCTCGATCTACTCGTCGGGCGGGCTGGCGCTGCTCCCGAAGAACCCGTCGCTGCAGCCGTTCCTCTGGGTCGTCGGCGATCTCGTCGTTCCGGCGTACACCGTCTCCCTGAACGTCCCCGTTTCCGATCTCGCCATCGTCGTCGACACGCCGGAACTCGTCGTCCTCGACGTCTCACAGTACGGCGTCGAGAACCCCTCGGGGTTCAAGGGGTTCCTCTGGAACAGCCTCACGGTCGCGATCCCGACCGTCGTCATTGCCATGACGCTGGTGGTACCGGCGGCGTACGCGCTCTCGCGCCGGGAGTTCATCCTACGCCGGAAGGTGCTGTTCGTGTACGTGTTGATGACCCAGGTCGGCGGCGGGCTCGGCGTCGCGCTGTTGATCGGGCTGTACACCGTCTACGTCCAGTTCGGCATCAACGACAGCAAGCTCGCGCTCGCGGTATACTACGCGGCGACCGCGGTCCCGTTCAACACGTGGCTGCTGAAGACGTACATGGACGGCATCCCCGTCTCGTACGAGGAGGCCGCCGTCGTCGACGGTGCGCCGCCGTGGCGCGTCCTCACCGAGGTCATCCTGCCGCTTTCGGCCGCGGGACTCGCCACGGTGTTCGTCTTCACCTTTCTCACCGGCTGGACGGAGTTCGTGGTCGCCCAGACCCTGCTCGGCACCGAGAACTACACCCTGCCCGTCGGACTGTACTCCCTCATCAGCGAGTACTCCATCCCGTGGGCGCGCTTCTCCGCGTTCGCGCTCACCTTCGCGACACCGATCATGCTCGTGTACCTGTTCGCCCAGCGCTACATCGAGGGGGGACTCTCGTTCAGCGGCATGGAGGGGTGA